A DNA window from Hevea brasiliensis isolate MT/VB/25A 57/8 chromosome 2, ASM3005281v1, whole genome shotgun sequence contains the following coding sequences:
- the LOC110664931 gene encoding methylcrotonoyl-CoA carboxylase subunit alpha, mitochondrial isoform X1 — MASMASVLRRRLNVNPFLVQVRLLSVESPSRINETTQRIEKILVANRGEIACRIMRTAKRLGIRTVAVYSDADRNSLHVKSADEAVHIGPPPARLSYLNGSSIVEAAIRTGAQAIHPGYGFLSESADFAKLCEDMGLTFIGPPASAIRDMGDKSASKRIMGAAGVPLVPGYHGSEQDIELMKSEADKIGYPILIKPTHGGGGKGMRIVQSPNQFIESFLGAQREAAASFGVNTILLEKYITQPRHIEVQIFGDKYGNVLHLYERDCSIQRRHQKIIEEAPAPNVTNDFRSHLGQAAVSAAKAVGYHNAGTVEFIVDKGSGQFYFMEMNTRLQVEHPVTEMIVGQDLVEWQIRVANGEPLPLSQSQVPLLGHAFETRIYAENVPKGFLPATGFLHHYRPVAVSSAVRVETGVEEGDTVSMHYDPMIAKLVVWGENRAAALIKLKDCLSKFQVAGVPTNINFLQKLANHRSFEDGNVETHFIENHKDDLFIDPNNSLLAKEAYSSGRFSATLVAACLCEKECSVLKGSPPGGSSLHPIWYSHPPFRVHHLARRTMVFEWDNEYDGSGSNDLTVTLSITYKPDGKYLIELGEIGSPGLEVKAMHIHDHDFRVEADGLSMNVSLATYSKDETKHIHIWHASHHHHFRQKLGLDLCDDDETQYKTRFETASHPPGTVVAPMAGLVVKVVVKDGSKVEEGQPILVLEAMKMEHVVKAPFAGYVHGLQVTAGQQVSDSSLLFIIKANLDSKCLSSRFSLLVHGHTNT; from the exons ATGGCGTCGATGGCGTCAGTACTCCGTCGAAGGCTCAACGTCAATCCCTTCCTCGTCCAAGTAAGACTCCTCTCCGTTGAATCTCCTTCTCGTATAAATGAAACGACACAGCGCATAGAGAAAATATTGGTTGCGAACCGAGGTGAAATTGCTTGTAGGATCATGAGGACTGCGAAGCGGCTAGGTATTCGAACCGTAGCCGTTTACAGTGACGCTGACAGAAACTCTCTTCATGTTAAATCAGCTGACGAGGCTGTTCATATAGGTCCACCTCCGGCAAGGTTGAGTTATTTGAATGGTTCGTCAATTGTTGAGGCTGCCATTCGTACTGGTGCTCAG GCTATCCACCCAGGATATGGTTTCTTATCAGAGAGTGCAGACTTTGCCAAACTTTGTGAAGATATGGGTCTTACATTTATTGGCCCTCCAGCCTCAGCGATTCGGGACATGGGAGATAAAAG TGCATCCAAGAGGATAATGGGTGCCGCAGGGGTGCCACTTGTCCCGGGATATCATGGTAGTGAGCAAGATATTGAACTCATGAAGTCAGAAGCAGATAAAATTGGATACCCTATCTTGATAAAGCCAACCCATGGAGGTGGGGGAAAG GGTATGAGGATTGTGCAAAGTCCAAATCAATTCATTGAATCTTTCTTGGGAGCACAACGTGAGGCTGCTGCTTCTTTTGGTGTAAATACAATTTTGCTAGAGAAATACATCACACAGCCAAGACATATAGAAGTCCAG ATATTTGGAGACAAATATGGAAATGTACTACATTTATATGAAAGGGATTGCAGCATACAGAGAAGACATCAGAAGATAATTGAAGAAGCTCCAGCT CCAAATGTTACGAATGACTTCCGCTCCCACTTGGGTCAGGCTGCAGTATCTGCAGCCAAG GCTGTTGGTTACCACAATGCTGGGACTGTGGAGTTTATAGTTGACAAGGGCTCTGGCCAATTTTATTTTATGGAGATGAACACGCGCCTTCAG GTTGAGCATCCTGTGACAGAGATGATCGTCGGTCAAGATCTTGTAGAATGGCAAATTCGTGTTGCAAATGGAGAGCCACTTCCTCTCAGTCAGTCACAGGTGCCATTGTTGG GTCATGCATTTGAAACTCGAATATATGCTGAAAATGTTCCTAAAGGATTTCTTCCTGCTACTGGATTTCTTCATCATTATCGCCCCGTTGCAGTCTCGTCAGCAG TTCGGGTTGAGACTGGAGTTGAAGAGGGGGACACTGTTAGCATGCACTATGATCCTATGATCGCAAAGCTTGTAGTCTGGGGAGAAAACCGTGCTGCAGCATTAATCAAACTGAAGGATTGCTTATCAAAATTTCAG GTCGCAGGAGTGCCAACTAATATCAATTTTCTCCAAAAACTTGCTAACCATAGATCTTTTGAAGATGGCAATGTGGAAACCCACTTTATTGAGAACCATAAAGATGATCTCTTTATTGATCCTAATAATTCATTGTTAGCCAAGGAGGCATATAGTAGTGGCAGATTCAGCGCAACTTTGGTAGCTGCATGTCTTTGTGAAAAGGAATGCTCTGTTTTGAAGGGAAGTCCTCCTG GGGGCAGCAGCTTACACCCCATATGGTATTCTCATCCTCCTTTCAGAGTCCATCATCTTGCTAGGCGTACTATGGTATTTGAGTGGGACAATGAATATGATGGCAGTGGCTCAAATGATTTGACAGTGACACTTTCCATCACTTACAAGCCAGATGGGAAGTATCTGATTGAG CTTGGAGAAATTGGTTCCCCAGGCTTAGAAGTCAAGGCAATGCACATTCATGACCATGATTTCAGGGTTGAGGCTGATGGTTTAAGCATGAATGTTAGTTTGGCCACTTATTCAAAG GATGAGACAAAGCACATTCATATATGGCATGCGTCACACCATCATCATTTTAGACAAAAATTGGGACTTGATTTATGTGATGATGATGAAACCCAATACAAGACCCGTTTTGAGACTGCATCTCACCCTCCAGGAACTGTGGTGGCTCCCATGGCTGGTTTAGTGGTTAAGGTTGTTGTGAAGGATGGATCAAAAGTGGAGGAAGGGCAACCTATATTGGTGTTAGAAGCAATGAAGATGGAG CACGTTGTAAAGGCGCCATTTGCGGGCTATGTTCATGGGCTTCAAGTGACAGCTGGCCAGCAAGTTTCTGATAGCAGTCTTCTCTTCATTATTAAG GCAAACTTGGATTCTAAATGCTTGAGTAGTAGATTCTCATTGCTAGTACATGGACACACCAACACATGA
- the LOC110664931 gene encoding methylcrotonoyl-CoA carboxylase subunit alpha, mitochondrial isoform X2, with amino-acid sequence MASMASVLRRRLNVNPFLVQVRLLSVESPSRINETTQRIEKILVANRGEIACRIMRTAKRLGIRTVAVYSDADRNSLHVKSADEAVHIGPPPARLSYLNGSSIVEAAIRTGAQAIHPGYGFLSESADFAKLCEDMGLTFIGPPASAIRDMGDKSASKRIMGAAGVPLVPGYHGSEQDIELMKSEADKIGYPILIKPTHGGGGKGMRIVQSPNQFIESFLGAQREAAASFGVNTILLEKYITQPRHIEVQIFGDKYGNVLHLYERDCSIQRRHQKIIEEAPAPNVTNDFRSHLGQAAVSAAKAVGYHNAGTVEFIVDKGSGQFYFMEMNTRLQVEHPVTEMIVGQDLVEWQIRVANGEPLPLSQSQVPLLGHAFETRIYAENVPKGFLPATGFLHHYRPVAVSSAVRVETGVEEGDTVSMHYDPMIAKLVVWGENRAAALIKLKDCLSKFQVAGVPTNINFLQKLANHRSFEDGNVETHFIENHKDDLFIDPNNSLLAKEAYSSGRFSATLVAACLCEKECSVLKGSPPGGSSLHPIWYSHPPFRVHHLARRTMVFEWDNEYDGSGSNDLTVTLSITYKPDGKYLIELGEIGSPGLEVKAMHIHDHDFRVEADGLSMNVSLATYSKDETKHIHIWHASHHHHFRQKLGLDLCDDDETQYKTRFETASHPPGTVVAPMAGLVVKVVVKDGSKVEEGQPILVLEAMKMEHVVKAPFAGYVHGLQVTAGQQVSDSSLLFIIKNMS; translated from the exons ATGGCGTCGATGGCGTCAGTACTCCGTCGAAGGCTCAACGTCAATCCCTTCCTCGTCCAAGTAAGACTCCTCTCCGTTGAATCTCCTTCTCGTATAAATGAAACGACACAGCGCATAGAGAAAATATTGGTTGCGAACCGAGGTGAAATTGCTTGTAGGATCATGAGGACTGCGAAGCGGCTAGGTATTCGAACCGTAGCCGTTTACAGTGACGCTGACAGAAACTCTCTTCATGTTAAATCAGCTGACGAGGCTGTTCATATAGGTCCACCTCCGGCAAGGTTGAGTTATTTGAATGGTTCGTCAATTGTTGAGGCTGCCATTCGTACTGGTGCTCAG GCTATCCACCCAGGATATGGTTTCTTATCAGAGAGTGCAGACTTTGCCAAACTTTGTGAAGATATGGGTCTTACATTTATTGGCCCTCCAGCCTCAGCGATTCGGGACATGGGAGATAAAAG TGCATCCAAGAGGATAATGGGTGCCGCAGGGGTGCCACTTGTCCCGGGATATCATGGTAGTGAGCAAGATATTGAACTCATGAAGTCAGAAGCAGATAAAATTGGATACCCTATCTTGATAAAGCCAACCCATGGAGGTGGGGGAAAG GGTATGAGGATTGTGCAAAGTCCAAATCAATTCATTGAATCTTTCTTGGGAGCACAACGTGAGGCTGCTGCTTCTTTTGGTGTAAATACAATTTTGCTAGAGAAATACATCACACAGCCAAGACATATAGAAGTCCAG ATATTTGGAGACAAATATGGAAATGTACTACATTTATATGAAAGGGATTGCAGCATACAGAGAAGACATCAGAAGATAATTGAAGAAGCTCCAGCT CCAAATGTTACGAATGACTTCCGCTCCCACTTGGGTCAGGCTGCAGTATCTGCAGCCAAG GCTGTTGGTTACCACAATGCTGGGACTGTGGAGTTTATAGTTGACAAGGGCTCTGGCCAATTTTATTTTATGGAGATGAACACGCGCCTTCAG GTTGAGCATCCTGTGACAGAGATGATCGTCGGTCAAGATCTTGTAGAATGGCAAATTCGTGTTGCAAATGGAGAGCCACTTCCTCTCAGTCAGTCACAGGTGCCATTGTTGG GTCATGCATTTGAAACTCGAATATATGCTGAAAATGTTCCTAAAGGATTTCTTCCTGCTACTGGATTTCTTCATCATTATCGCCCCGTTGCAGTCTCGTCAGCAG TTCGGGTTGAGACTGGAGTTGAAGAGGGGGACACTGTTAGCATGCACTATGATCCTATGATCGCAAAGCTTGTAGTCTGGGGAGAAAACCGTGCTGCAGCATTAATCAAACTGAAGGATTGCTTATCAAAATTTCAG GTCGCAGGAGTGCCAACTAATATCAATTTTCTCCAAAAACTTGCTAACCATAGATCTTTTGAAGATGGCAATGTGGAAACCCACTTTATTGAGAACCATAAAGATGATCTCTTTATTGATCCTAATAATTCATTGTTAGCCAAGGAGGCATATAGTAGTGGCAGATTCAGCGCAACTTTGGTAGCTGCATGTCTTTGTGAAAAGGAATGCTCTGTTTTGAAGGGAAGTCCTCCTG GGGGCAGCAGCTTACACCCCATATGGTATTCTCATCCTCCTTTCAGAGTCCATCATCTTGCTAGGCGTACTATGGTATTTGAGTGGGACAATGAATATGATGGCAGTGGCTCAAATGATTTGACAGTGACACTTTCCATCACTTACAAGCCAGATGGGAAGTATCTGATTGAG CTTGGAGAAATTGGTTCCCCAGGCTTAGAAGTCAAGGCAATGCACATTCATGACCATGATTTCAGGGTTGAGGCTGATGGTTTAAGCATGAATGTTAGTTTGGCCACTTATTCAAAG GATGAGACAAAGCACATTCATATATGGCATGCGTCACACCATCATCATTTTAGACAAAAATTGGGACTTGATTTATGTGATGATGATGAAACCCAATACAAGACCCGTTTTGAGACTGCATCTCACCCTCCAGGAACTGTGGTGGCTCCCATGGCTGGTTTAGTGGTTAAGGTTGTTGTGAAGGATGGATCAAAAGTGGAGGAAGGGCAACCTATATTGGTGTTAGAAGCAATGAAGATGGAG CACGTTGTAAAGGCGCCATTTGCGGGCTATGTTCATGGGCTTCAAGTGACAGCTGGCCAGCAAGTTTCTGATAGCAGTCTTCTCTTCATTATTAAG AACATGTCTTGA
- the LOC110664931 gene encoding methylcrotonoyl-CoA carboxylase subunit alpha, mitochondrial isoform X3, giving the protein MASMASVLRRRLNVNPFLVQVRLLSVESPSRINETTQRIEKILVANRGEIACRIMRTAKRLGIRTVAVYSDADRNSLHVKSADEAVHIGPPPARLSYLNGSSIVEAAIRTGAQAIHPGYGFLSESADFAKLCEDMGLTFIGPPASAIRDMGDKSASKRIMGAAGVPLVPGYHGSEQDIELMKSEADKIGYPILIKPTHGGGGKGMRIVQSPNQFIESFLGAQREAAASFGVNTILLEKYITQPRHIEVQIFGDKYGNVLHLYERDCSIQRRHQKIIEEAPAPNVTNDFRSHLGQAAVSAAKAVGYHNAGTVEFIVDKGSGQFYFMEMNTRLQVEHPVTEMIVGQDLVEWQIRVANGEPLPLSQSQVPLLGHAFETRIYAENVPKGFLPATGFLHHYRPVAVSSAVRVETGVEEGDTVSMHYDPMIAKLVVWGENRAAALIKLKDCLSKFQVAGVPTNINFLQKLANHRSFEDGNVETHFIENHKDDLFIDPNNSLLAKEAYSSGRFSATLVAACLCEKECSVLKGSPPGGSSLHPIWYSHPPFRVHHLARRTMVFEWDNEYDGSGSNDLTVTLSITYKPDGKYLIELGEIGSPGLEVKAMHIHDHDFRVEADGLSMNVSLATYSKDETKHIHIWHASHHHHFRQKLGLDLCDDDETQYKTRFETASHPPGTVVAPMAGLVVKVVVKDGSKVEEGQPILVLEAMKMEHVVKAPFAGYVHGLQVTAGQQVSDSSLLFIIKDE; this is encoded by the exons ATGGCGTCGATGGCGTCAGTACTCCGTCGAAGGCTCAACGTCAATCCCTTCCTCGTCCAAGTAAGACTCCTCTCCGTTGAATCTCCTTCTCGTATAAATGAAACGACACAGCGCATAGAGAAAATATTGGTTGCGAACCGAGGTGAAATTGCTTGTAGGATCATGAGGACTGCGAAGCGGCTAGGTATTCGAACCGTAGCCGTTTACAGTGACGCTGACAGAAACTCTCTTCATGTTAAATCAGCTGACGAGGCTGTTCATATAGGTCCACCTCCGGCAAGGTTGAGTTATTTGAATGGTTCGTCAATTGTTGAGGCTGCCATTCGTACTGGTGCTCAG GCTATCCACCCAGGATATGGTTTCTTATCAGAGAGTGCAGACTTTGCCAAACTTTGTGAAGATATGGGTCTTACATTTATTGGCCCTCCAGCCTCAGCGATTCGGGACATGGGAGATAAAAG TGCATCCAAGAGGATAATGGGTGCCGCAGGGGTGCCACTTGTCCCGGGATATCATGGTAGTGAGCAAGATATTGAACTCATGAAGTCAGAAGCAGATAAAATTGGATACCCTATCTTGATAAAGCCAACCCATGGAGGTGGGGGAAAG GGTATGAGGATTGTGCAAAGTCCAAATCAATTCATTGAATCTTTCTTGGGAGCACAACGTGAGGCTGCTGCTTCTTTTGGTGTAAATACAATTTTGCTAGAGAAATACATCACACAGCCAAGACATATAGAAGTCCAG ATATTTGGAGACAAATATGGAAATGTACTACATTTATATGAAAGGGATTGCAGCATACAGAGAAGACATCAGAAGATAATTGAAGAAGCTCCAGCT CCAAATGTTACGAATGACTTCCGCTCCCACTTGGGTCAGGCTGCAGTATCTGCAGCCAAG GCTGTTGGTTACCACAATGCTGGGACTGTGGAGTTTATAGTTGACAAGGGCTCTGGCCAATTTTATTTTATGGAGATGAACACGCGCCTTCAG GTTGAGCATCCTGTGACAGAGATGATCGTCGGTCAAGATCTTGTAGAATGGCAAATTCGTGTTGCAAATGGAGAGCCACTTCCTCTCAGTCAGTCACAGGTGCCATTGTTGG GTCATGCATTTGAAACTCGAATATATGCTGAAAATGTTCCTAAAGGATTTCTTCCTGCTACTGGATTTCTTCATCATTATCGCCCCGTTGCAGTCTCGTCAGCAG TTCGGGTTGAGACTGGAGTTGAAGAGGGGGACACTGTTAGCATGCACTATGATCCTATGATCGCAAAGCTTGTAGTCTGGGGAGAAAACCGTGCTGCAGCATTAATCAAACTGAAGGATTGCTTATCAAAATTTCAG GTCGCAGGAGTGCCAACTAATATCAATTTTCTCCAAAAACTTGCTAACCATAGATCTTTTGAAGATGGCAATGTGGAAACCCACTTTATTGAGAACCATAAAGATGATCTCTTTATTGATCCTAATAATTCATTGTTAGCCAAGGAGGCATATAGTAGTGGCAGATTCAGCGCAACTTTGGTAGCTGCATGTCTTTGTGAAAAGGAATGCTCTGTTTTGAAGGGAAGTCCTCCTG GGGGCAGCAGCTTACACCCCATATGGTATTCTCATCCTCCTTTCAGAGTCCATCATCTTGCTAGGCGTACTATGGTATTTGAGTGGGACAATGAATATGATGGCAGTGGCTCAAATGATTTGACAGTGACACTTTCCATCACTTACAAGCCAGATGGGAAGTATCTGATTGAG CTTGGAGAAATTGGTTCCCCAGGCTTAGAAGTCAAGGCAATGCACATTCATGACCATGATTTCAGGGTTGAGGCTGATGGTTTAAGCATGAATGTTAGTTTGGCCACTTATTCAAAG GATGAGACAAAGCACATTCATATATGGCATGCGTCACACCATCATCATTTTAGACAAAAATTGGGACTTGATTTATGTGATGATGATGAAACCCAATACAAGACCCGTTTTGAGACTGCATCTCACCCTCCAGGAACTGTGGTGGCTCCCATGGCTGGTTTAGTGGTTAAGGTTGTTGTGAAGGATGGATCAAAAGTGGAGGAAGGGCAACCTATATTGGTGTTAGAAGCAATGAAGATGGAG CACGTTGTAAAGGCGCCATTTGCGGGCTATGTTCATGGGCTTCAAGTGACAGCTGGCCAGCAAGTTTCTGATAGCAGTCTTCTCTTCATTATTAAG GATGAATAG
- the LOC110664931 gene encoding methylcrotonoyl-CoA carboxylase subunit alpha, mitochondrial isoform X4, whose protein sequence is MASMASVLRRRLNVNPFLVQVRLLSVESPSRINETTQRIEKILVANRGEIACRIMRTAKRLGIRTVAVYSDADRNSLHVKSADEAVHIGPPPARLSYLNGSSIVEAAIRTGAQAIHPGYGFLSESADFAKLCEDMGLTFIGPPASAIRDMGDKSASKRIMGAAGVPLVPGYHGSEQDIELMKSEADKIGYPILIKPTHGGGGKGMRIVQSPNQFIESFLGAQREAAASFGVNTILLEKYITQPRHIEVQIFGDKYGNVLHLYERDCSIQRRHQKIIEEAPAPNVTNDFRSHLGQAAVSAAKAVGYHNAGTVEFIVDKGSGQFYFMEMNTRLQVEHPVTEMIVGQDLVEWQIRVANGEPLPLSQSQVPLLGHAFETRIYAENVPKGFLPATGFLHHYRPVAVSSAVRVETGVEEGDTVSMHYDPMIAKLVVWGENRAAALIKLKDCLSKFQVAGVPTNINFLQKLANHRSFEDGNVETHFIENHKDDLFIDPNNSLLAKEAYSSGRFSATLVAACLCEKECSVLKGSPPGGSSLHPIWYSHPPFRVHHLARRTMVFEWDNEYDGSGSNDLTVTLSITYKPDGKYLIELGEIGSPGLEVKAMHIHDHDFRVEADGLSMNVSLATYSKDETKHIHIWHASHHHHFRQKLGLDLCDDDETQYKTRFETASHPPGTVVAPMAGLVVKVVVKDGSKVEEGQPILVLEAMKMEHVVKAPFAGYVHGLQVTAGQQVSDSSLLFIIKVSLKTEEFNTHEVDVTSNAGEKSLSSKVKDVGSISNRETYFRADKIDFKSWDIQLDKHLSRAWSRDREVQTRREEWEIDLSKLEIRHVIAQGTYGTVYKGNYDGQDVAVKVLNWGEDGIATDAEIAAVRSSFRQEVGVWHKLDHANVTKFIGASMGTSNLKIPPKNPMNGSYDSHPSTECCVVLEYLPGGTLKKFLIRNRRKKLAFKVVIQLALDLSRGLSYLHSKKIVHRDVKTENMLLDAHRTLKIADFGVARVEAQNPRDMTGETGTLGYMAPEVLDGKPYNRKCDVYSFGICLWEIYCCDMPYPDLSFAEVSSQVVRQNLRPEIPRCCPNSLASIMRKCWDANPDKRPEMDEVVRLLEATDTSKGGGMIPEDQSTGCFCFTSVRGP, encoded by the exons ATGGCGTCGATGGCGTCAGTACTCCGTCGAAGGCTCAACGTCAATCCCTTCCTCGTCCAAGTAAGACTCCTCTCCGTTGAATCTCCTTCTCGTATAAATGAAACGACACAGCGCATAGAGAAAATATTGGTTGCGAACCGAGGTGAAATTGCTTGTAGGATCATGAGGACTGCGAAGCGGCTAGGTATTCGAACCGTAGCCGTTTACAGTGACGCTGACAGAAACTCTCTTCATGTTAAATCAGCTGACGAGGCTGTTCATATAGGTCCACCTCCGGCAAGGTTGAGTTATTTGAATGGTTCGTCAATTGTTGAGGCTGCCATTCGTACTGGTGCTCAG GCTATCCACCCAGGATATGGTTTCTTATCAGAGAGTGCAGACTTTGCCAAACTTTGTGAAGATATGGGTCTTACATTTATTGGCCCTCCAGCCTCAGCGATTCGGGACATGGGAGATAAAAG TGCATCCAAGAGGATAATGGGTGCCGCAGGGGTGCCACTTGTCCCGGGATATCATGGTAGTGAGCAAGATATTGAACTCATGAAGTCAGAAGCAGATAAAATTGGATACCCTATCTTGATAAAGCCAACCCATGGAGGTGGGGGAAAG GGTATGAGGATTGTGCAAAGTCCAAATCAATTCATTGAATCTTTCTTGGGAGCACAACGTGAGGCTGCTGCTTCTTTTGGTGTAAATACAATTTTGCTAGAGAAATACATCACACAGCCAAGACATATAGAAGTCCAG ATATTTGGAGACAAATATGGAAATGTACTACATTTATATGAAAGGGATTGCAGCATACAGAGAAGACATCAGAAGATAATTGAAGAAGCTCCAGCT CCAAATGTTACGAATGACTTCCGCTCCCACTTGGGTCAGGCTGCAGTATCTGCAGCCAAG GCTGTTGGTTACCACAATGCTGGGACTGTGGAGTTTATAGTTGACAAGGGCTCTGGCCAATTTTATTTTATGGAGATGAACACGCGCCTTCAG GTTGAGCATCCTGTGACAGAGATGATCGTCGGTCAAGATCTTGTAGAATGGCAAATTCGTGTTGCAAATGGAGAGCCACTTCCTCTCAGTCAGTCACAGGTGCCATTGTTGG GTCATGCATTTGAAACTCGAATATATGCTGAAAATGTTCCTAAAGGATTTCTTCCTGCTACTGGATTTCTTCATCATTATCGCCCCGTTGCAGTCTCGTCAGCAG TTCGGGTTGAGACTGGAGTTGAAGAGGGGGACACTGTTAGCATGCACTATGATCCTATGATCGCAAAGCTTGTAGTCTGGGGAGAAAACCGTGCTGCAGCATTAATCAAACTGAAGGATTGCTTATCAAAATTTCAG GTCGCAGGAGTGCCAACTAATATCAATTTTCTCCAAAAACTTGCTAACCATAGATCTTTTGAAGATGGCAATGTGGAAACCCACTTTATTGAGAACCATAAAGATGATCTCTTTATTGATCCTAATAATTCATTGTTAGCCAAGGAGGCATATAGTAGTGGCAGATTCAGCGCAACTTTGGTAGCTGCATGTCTTTGTGAAAAGGAATGCTCTGTTTTGAAGGGAAGTCCTCCTG GGGGCAGCAGCTTACACCCCATATGGTATTCTCATCCTCCTTTCAGAGTCCATCATCTTGCTAGGCGTACTATGGTATTTGAGTGGGACAATGAATATGATGGCAGTGGCTCAAATGATTTGACAGTGACACTTTCCATCACTTACAAGCCAGATGGGAAGTATCTGATTGAG CTTGGAGAAATTGGTTCCCCAGGCTTAGAAGTCAAGGCAATGCACATTCATGACCATGATTTCAGGGTTGAGGCTGATGGTTTAAGCATGAATGTTAGTTTGGCCACTTATTCAAAG GATGAGACAAAGCACATTCATATATGGCATGCGTCACACCATCATCATTTTAGACAAAAATTGGGACTTGATTTATGTGATGATGATGAAACCCAATACAAGACCCGTTTTGAGACTGCATCTCACCCTCCAGGAACTGTGGTGGCTCCCATGGCTGGTTTAGTGGTTAAGGTTGTTGTGAAGGATGGATCAAAAGTGGAGGAAGGGCAACCTATATTGGTGTTAGAAGCAATGAAGATGGAG CACGTTGTAAAGGCGCCATTTGCGGGCTATGTTCATGGGCTTCAAGTGACAGCTGGCCAGCAAGTTTCTGATAGCAGTCTTCTCTTCATTATTAAGGTTA GTTTAAAAACCGAGGAATTCAATACCCATGAAGTAGATGTTACTTCAAACGCCGGAGAGAAGAGCTTGAGTTCAAAGGTGAAGGATGTGGGTAGTATTAGCAATAGAGAAACGTATTTTAGAGCAGATAAAATTGATTTCAAGAGCTGGGATATCCAACTAGATAAGCACCTCAGTCGCGCTTGGTCGAGGGACAGGGAAGTGCAGACGAGAAGGGAGGAGTGGGAGATTGATTTGAGTAAACTGGAAATAAGGCATGTTATTGCTCAGGGAACTTATGGGACTGTGTATAAAGGCAATTATGATGGTCAAGATGTTGCTG TGAAGGTATTGAATTGGGGGGAGGATGGCATTGCCACTGATGCTGAAATTGCTGCTGTTCGGTCATCATTTCGGCAAGAGGTTGGTGTTTGGCATAAACTTGACCATGCAAATGTTACAAAG TTTATTGGAGCTTCAATGGGAACTTCAAATCTTAAAATTCCTCCCAAAAATCCTATGAATGGAAGTTATGATTCTCATCCTTCCACAGAGTGCTGCGTTGTTCTCGAGTACCTTCCGGGTGGGACGTTAAAGAAATTTTTAATCAGAAATAGGAGAAAGAAACTTGCCTTTAAGGTTGTGATTCAACTTGCTTTGGACCTTTCGAGAGG TTTGAGCTATCTACATTCTAAAAAGATTGTACATCGGGATGTTAAGACAGAAAATATGTTGTTAGATGCTCATAGAACTTTGAAGATAGCTGATTTTGGTGTTGCTCGAGTTGAAGCTCAGAACCCAAGGGACATGACTGGGGAAACTGGTACTCTTGGATACATGGCCCCAGAG GTTCTTGATGGTAAGCCTTACAATCGGAAATGTGATGTTTACAGCTTTGGTATATGCTTATGGGAAATTTATTGCTGTGACATGCCTTATCCCGATCTTAGCTTTGCTGAAGTTTCATCTCAAGTTGTTCGACAG aatttgcgTCCAGAAATCCCTCGATGTTGCCCAAATTCACTTGCAAGTATCATGAGAAAATGTTGGGATGCAAATCCAGACAAACGTCCAGAGATGGACGAGGTAGTGAGGCTACTAGAAGCAACAGACACGAGCAAAGGAGGTGGCATGATTCCTGAAGATCAATCCACTGGCTGTTTCTGTTTTACTTCAGTTCGTGGACCATGA